From Aedes albopictus strain Foshan chromosome 1, AalbF5, whole genome shotgun sequence, one genomic window encodes:
- the LOC134286347 gene encoding uncharacterized protein LOC134286347, which produces MKIQYFKAKKKDEFTERQMVPPFQLTYPFTAHWNCFSLLDFRMNPNRKRKTYSENDIEKALRMTRQGVSIRQAARRHGIPAETLRDKVREKYPLGAKPGKDPVLTKQEETKIVSWVTSIARAGFPVSIKQLRISVGQFVRQTRKHTPFRNGIPGKKWVMLFLKRHPEISVRTPSVLARYRATITMEQIKGWFGEVHVYLEQDNLIHLLDCPDRVFNLDETSFDLVVKKRKCLAMKQSKHVYSVFGNNDKESYTALFTASASGVLLPPLVLFPYKQRIPGGIALTAPPDWGIGRTESGWMTGNAFYDFLKNVFQPWLVREGIPLPVLLFVDGHKSHATLMSTNFCKDHGIILICLFPNSTHLTQPLDVSFFRPMKQYWYDALSTFRANHGMRTIARTEICPLLKTAIEEFNNKEQVIVSGFRKSGLYPWKPEAVNFAAMPTNEVLQNENTTAIPDPVQEDRTFFHAFEARLSADQLKEFRKQEGSECWRGATEETNLFQFWKNWKREYENHNGSDDENDFLGFPEGEYLT; this is translated from the coding sequence ATGAAAATTCAATACTTTAAAGCTAAAAAAAAAGACGAATTTACTGAGCGGCAAATGGTGCCGCCTTTCCAGCTAACGTATCCTTTCACCGCTCACTGGAACTGTTTTTCACTCCTCGATTTCAGGATGAATCCGAATCGAAAACGGAAAACATACTCCGAAaatgatatcgagaaggcattacGGATGACCAGGCAGGGCGTTTCAATCCGTCAGGCAGCAAGGCGACATGGAATACCGGCTGAAACTCTTCGCGATAAGGTGAGGGAGAAATACCCACTTGGCGCAAAACCCGGGAAAGATCCGGTTCTGACAAAGCAGGAAGAAACGAAAATAGTGAGTTGGGTAACTTCCATTGCCCGAGCGGGATTTCCTGTTTCAATAAAACAGCTCCGCATAAGTGTAGGACAATTTGTAAGGCAGACAAGGAAGCACACTCCGTTCAGAAATGGCATTCCCGGGAAAAAATGGGTAATGCTGTTTTTAAAGAGACACCCGGAAATATCTGTCCGAACTCCTAGTGTCCTTGCGCGATATAGAGCAACAATCACGATGGAGCAAATTAAAGGATGGTTCGGTGAAGTACATGTCTACTTAGAGCAAGACAACCTCATACACCTCCTTGATTGCCCAGACAGAGTCTTCAACCTCGACGAAACATCCTTTGACCTAGTTGTCAAGAAGCGGAAGTGCTTGGCGATGAAGCAATCCAAGCATGTTTACTCAGTATTCGGGAACAATGACAAAGAAAGCTATACTGCTCTCTTTACTGCAAGTGCCAGTGGTGTACTGCTTCCACCACTTGTGTTGTTTCCGTATAAACaacggattcctggtggaatagccCTGACCGCCCCTCCCGATTGGGGAATCGGAAGGACCGAGAGTGGATGGATGACCGGAAATGCGTTTTACGACTTCCTAAAAAACGTTTTCCAACCATGGCTAGTAAGAGAAGGAATCCCTCTACCGGTGCTTTTGTTTGTAGATGGTCATAAAAGCCATGCAACCCTTATGAGcacgaatttctgcaaggatcatGGGATCATTCTCATTTGCCTTTTCCCCAATTCAACTCACCTTACCCAACCGCTGGACGTAAGTTTTTTCCGGCCGATGAAACAGTATTGGTATGACGCGTTGTCGACTTTCCGTGCTAATCATGGAATGCGTACCATTGCCAGAACAGAAATCTGTCCGTTGCTCAAAACAGCTATCGAGGAATTCAATAATAAGGAGCAAGTGATTGTAAGCGGATTCCGAAAAAGCGGTTTATACCCGTGGAAACCAGAGGCAGTAAACTTTGCTGCGATGCCGACCAATGAAGTATTACAAAACGAAAATACTACCGCCATACCGGATCCCGTTCAGGAAGATAGAACCTTCTTCCACGCGTTTGAAGCACGTCTATCAGCAGACCAGTTGAAAGAATTTCGAAAACAAGAAGGATCTGAATGTTGGCGTGGAGCGACAGAAGAAACTAATTTGTTTCAATTTTGGAAGAATTGGAAACGCGAATATGAAAACCATAACGGAAGCGACGATGAGAatgatttcctgggatttccagAAGGTGAATATTTAACATAG